AAGAGAATTAGCATTAGCTAAACTTGAATGTTCATTGGCCAATAAGGATGCTTGTCTATTGTGTAGTTCATAAATCatttcgataataataatattaaaaatgaCATTGCCAATTATCTAATGCTGTAATCAATTgtaattgaataatgatttgattatatgattgaatttgattgatttgatgtcTACCAAATTTACCTGAAAAATGCATATTTTTGTCCATTATAtatttaaatatataaatcaaaatggtcAAACCATTTGAtgtgtgatcatcatcatgataatgattttgtcaAACAGTGGATGACGTGTCCGCCATTATTTTACTATCGATGACGattatgtgttttttttttattttaaacaaatttttgCATCTGAATTACtataatttatatatgaatatgtAAAAATGAGCTGTAGCCCTTCACATTTAATAACTGtgtatgcaaaaaaaagccggtgtgtgtatatgatgTTATGATGACCTtcaaaatacacacatatttttttatatatataacacGTTGTTGAGGCGCATGTACAcaatatatcgatatatgATTGCATGATGTCATCGTATGATACAACAACAGTCATTCTTGCATGTATACATCTGTGTTCCAACAAAATATAATGGAAATGAGCAAATGATTCTATATTgtctttgtttgttgtgtatATAAATTAGATTCCTACATTCTGTAGAatcgttttcatttgatgataatcgataagacaattttttgccattttatAATAAGGTAAATATTTCGTATGAAAAAGAGGTGTATAattcctcttttttttcccgtttaaatattgattgcttatcatcattagtgattatgataataaaagtgtttttttttctttatgtcACGTATGACAAATAGGTCCTGCTTTATAATTCCAtctacaaatgaaaaaaataatataattttaaagaaaatcaatcgtgttttgtgttttttctctacaaaaaaaaaaattttatatagCATATCTACCTGTGTTCGCGGTAAGTCAAATAGatgaatcgattttattctaattgtttttttaaattgtaaGATCTAtaaaacaacatttttttgtttcattgatcTAAGTTTCGTTGAGAGAACATTATACAgtgagggaaaaaaatgtcgaattttttttcagattgatttttcattatatttataccaaattatgatcattatgatgggaaaaaattgtttatttcatccatcatttttatcatcaaatcgatttgttcgttttgtaatcattattgttgtttgttttgctgccaattttttttcctcttctgtattggtttcttttttttaaagaaaaccatatagaaaaattttcatacaaaATGATCTTTAACAAGAAACATTTCTTTGTCcaattaaatgaaatatatcgatagataataataataacatcaaatgtttaataaatatatgatacaatgaaaaaaaatatgtcaaTTTCTATACTTCCAATAACATTGgccttgatttttttttttaattatcgctcatcatttttataaatatagACATGTGAGTCTGATGATTAAaagatatgatgatatgatgatgatgatgatgatttatataatgatgaatcgaaattctttgatgatataatctcatgattatgataaaatgatgttCATACAAAATcctaaacgaaaaaaaaaaattggttacATATGCTCTCATTtagctgtttttttttcgatttcatgTACTGGACAAAGTACAGcttatcatttgattgatgtaGGTTTTAATTTATTGTATGGTGAAATGGATTAAGAATATgtattaaaattgatgaaatactTGTTGCATATTTCTTAAttaccattttcaattattctttttttttgtttgttttggctATAAATTAGGattaattgtttgttttttttttcgttgaaatatttgaagatgataattaaaattaaaacataaacatttaataatgatgatgtgtgatgaaatggattattatcttttttttccaataaaaatCTCACGAGTTGCATATCTGTTGCACTTGTTTGAATCAgcaaattatttatttattatgaatCGATATGagaatgattcattcaaaaattgattatcaagCAAATTGATTGTCGCATAATCCAAAACTATAATGTCTATGGTATATCCATTTTTCCTTTGATGATCTATTTTCATGACTGTTATGGgtcgtttttttcaactcACTTTTCATAGATTATATATGGTTGAATACATCTGATTGTTTATTGTAGGTtttaaaaaagtttttcatggTCATCTTTCTGCACCTGAAATCATTGCCAACTCTATATTATCAGCcgaagcaaagaaaaaaaaaatgttcgcATGACTGATTAAACTtccgacaaaaaaaaatcaagccaaaaaattcaaatatcatATCCGTTAAATAATTTGCCTGTGtagttttgtttatttcattcgattttttttttgttattttgttttgagtTTTgtaacattcattcattttgttctaTGTACATATGTTCTTGGGTTTTGTGTTCCTACTTTCTGTTGCTCGTGTATTCAGGTTACAATCATTCGTTTGATAGAggattatatttatatttatatatatcaactgaaaaaaatcttaataaaatcatttgatcaatcagCGTTTCTAAAACGTTTTCGGCAGAGGACGAAGTGTGGGTACTATTTTATAGCACAGTAACAgttggtaaatttttttttgcggaCCACAGATTGTGAATACTAATGTGTTGCTATAAGAGAGTACAtctacgaaaaaaaactatcatTTTTGGCTTTTGATTATCAGTAATATTTTCTTTATACATTCAATGCAAATCACGACAATCAAGCTAGTTAAAGTTGATTAAAGTTGTGTgtctatgtttttttttgttcatgatTTATTCACAAATTTGGCCTATATATTCTATAACAAATTTCCAATAATCAAACATCAGAGTTTGAATTGACAACCgatcatattcatatattcacTCGTGATTTTGTggcattaattttttttttgtttttaataaaaaaaaatttttctccatAGCATTTTTGTTGCTATCAACGATATTGTATTgtgatatttttcattatattataatcTGATTTATTTgtggcagaaaaaaattcaatttagtCGTAAGtggtcaatgtttttttttacatttataatttgattcattcatattgaaCTTGATTGAATTCTATCTGTGTTTGTTTAGTTGTGTGTCTGACTTTAGTTTGTAACGGAAATCACCATTTCCCTTACATGTTTGTTATATGTTAATCTAATTTATTTGAgcaattaaattaattaaattttgttttttttctctctctctctttttctcccTTTTTTCAAATAGTCTTCAATATAGTCCATTCTAGTTTTTCTTCTCtacaaattttaaatttatttataatcaatctaatctcaatcaataatcaacaaaatgccaccattcatcaaaacaaatgtcAACGATGTACTTGACAGTGATATTCCAGATTTAGAGCCAAGTGTCGAATTAAAAGGtgatttaaatgatttattgcaagcacaaaaaaatcaaaagccATATAAAATACAAATCGTATGGCGTAATGTAATCATAATGGGTCTTCTTCATGTGGCTGCCATTTATGGTGCTACATTATGTTTCGGTACAGCAAAATGGCAAACGGTCGTTGCTGGTATGTGTTTTACTCTATATGACCTTTTCTCTTACTAATTAATggcatttttatttcgaaaatATTAGCAATTCTTTTGTATGTTTATACTGGATTGGGTATTACGGCCGGTGCTCATCGTCTTTGGTCACATCGATCTTATAAGGCTAAATTTCCATTGCGATTATTTTTAGCTTTGGCACAAACAATGGCCGTACAGGTTAGTTTATCAGTCATAATCagtatcattgaaaataatgttccatccgatttttttttcagaatcaCATCTATGAATGGTCTCGTGATCATCGAGTACATCATAAATATTCGGAAACTGATGCTGATCCGCATAACGCAAAAcgtggttttttctttgcccATGTTGGTTGGCTTCTCTGCCGAAAACATCCAGAGGTTATCAATAAAGGCAAAACAATCAGTTATGATGATCTACTTCGCGATCCGATTGTTGTATTTCAACGAAGGTTagttaattcaaaaaaaaaaaaaaaaacaaaattacgTTGACTAAGCAGTGAATGTGTAAATGtagtaaaaagaaaaaaggaagaaactgaagaagaaaaacaaaaatgatgatatgatctCAACATCAACACTGTTGATGGTTATATAAAGGCAAtcttatcataataattttatccatttaaaagaagaaaaacatttagtaatagtttattattataaggAAAAATCTTTCATCTCCAATAATCAACATGTACTCAATAATGTTATATagcgaaacaaaaaatcaagattTGAGGTccattaccaaaaaaaaaaaaacatcctaaagaagaaaaataccATGTTCTGATAAGGCCATGATATCTATGACTTGTTCGGTCATTGGTTATTAGTTTGTGTGTAGTaatcatgaaatgaaacatctAGATTAGGTCAtgtgacgatgatgatgatgatgaagatgagcgaatcaatgatttttttttatttgttttttttcatatgaagaaaataatttgtaGCTTATTTCGTCATTGAGATACATCATGCGAACGATGaacttgtttttgttattatgaagatgatgttttcatttgaaatgaaaactttttttgtttttttttcttttgtggTTATATTAGTTAGGTTattcttttgatgattttttttctttcttttgcttatatatattaattaatcatcatccattattTTTCCATGAAATAAAACCATGTAAATAGGAATATGTAtgacaaaattgaataagACACAAGttacaaatattgaaatgatggaaatttcTGCgtaatttctattttttgtcAGATTTACTATTTACATCTagttgatggaaaaaaagtcacGTTTTCATATAATCTgacattaaattcaatttctttttttcattctaaaattcttattcttgtttattatttatatatatagatattATATTCCATTGATATTGAtctgttgttttattttgccaACATTGTTACCAACATTGTTATGGGGTGAAACATTATGGAATGCATATTTTATCTGTGCCGTATTACGTTATGTATGGACATTGAATATGACCTGGTTGGTCAATTCGGCTGCACATTTCTGGGGACGTCATCCGTAAgtttatcaatcattttttttctttatcatattttcatcatcatcatcatcatcatcatcatcatcatcatcatcatcatcatcattttgttagtttttcaacaaaattattttcaatttcctcactaatttttctgtttttctactttttttttgggtatttccatcattttctcgatcacacacacacacacacacacacacaatgattgCACGTTTACCAGATATTGGTCGATAATTTAAAGATTGTTAGATTTATActttagtttagtttagtttagtttgaattttgatatgaaaacaaaatcaatatttttcaatggagaattttttcttctccattgattttttttttcaatgccacatcgaataataataatcatcgtcatcatcatcatcatttcattagaTTTAAAGctataatcaattttttgtttttcatttttaaaaagaaaagaatgtTTAGTTTTTagctttttttaaaaaaaaaacaactaaaatttattgattgaattgcgCGGCCTAGCTttagatttgttgttgttatttttcttaTCCATCAAACTttgataacaaacaaaaaaaattgtgatatgaaatgtgaaatgaaatttttttttctcagatTTTtggagaatgaaaaaataactaaACGAAagattcattcgtttttttttggcgcgctaaacacacacatatacacacaaaaaaagaaagatagaaaaaaactcCACCCATTTGTTTTCCTCTTgcccaaatttttttgctatcACATGCTTTATTTAGAggaaaaaatctaaatttttatttatttatttttttattttctcttttctttcgcaaaaaaaatgtcattcgatttgattatcatttcaatctcttactaatgatgatgatgatgatgattatattcgTTCATTGAAACCGACCCGATTAATAATGTTGGCCGATTATtgatgcaatttttttttctactttatCTCTatgtatataatataatgcCATGGATGATTGGAATGATGTAGATATgataaaaacattcatcCAGCGGAAAACTATTTGACAGTATATGGTGCCATTGGTGAAGGctttcataattatcatcatacattTCCATGGGACTATAGTACTTCGGAATTAGGATGGCGTTTTAATCTAACAACAATGTTTATTAATGCAATGGCTGCCATTGGACAAGCATATGATTTGAAACAAGTTTCGCCCGAAATGATTATAAAACGTAAACTACGTACTGGTGATATCGATACTCATGGTAATTACGGCCTTTATAATCCACCGATGATGAAGGAATCGACTTCATTGCATCATCGACAAGATAACGACAAGCAACATCAACActaagcaacaaaaaaaaaacaacagcagcgGCTGCAAGCAACGGTGTGttggtttgaattttttttttttaaatcaaaactgattcaaatcaaatcatataaatgttttttgtgagtgaatgaccaaaaaaaaaaaaaatcacaaaaatcatctacaaaaatttctatttttttttgttatccgTTATAACCAGAGAAAAACTCTATAATTCACAATCACACCAAccgatgtaaaaaaaaatgaaagaagtTTGAGAATTAGATATGTGATGAATGAACCGGAactaaaacagaaaaaaatttgaaaaaattttctatctGTGCACACCATACTTTCAtacacaatacacacacatctttgaaatcttcttcttcttcttcttttttttctattatacAGAATTTCACCCGGTGTTATTTTCtccaaatgaataaataaacaaaaattctgaagaacaatatatttattataaatttgaattttaaaaaattttcaattcaatgaaaaaaatgttatgaatatttttttgcattttttttagaacaaaaaaattgcaatttttATCACGCCCACTATTGATTTACTGATAAATCAgtgataatcatttcatcaatcaatcaatcgagaaaaaaaacgggtgCAATCacatcaagaaaaaatattgcaggttattcaaatttatcatcGATAGAATGTTTATCGATTCTCAGCGACAAAAACATTtgccaaaagaaaaaactatcAAACAATTCACCtcttaactttttttttttgctttgattttttttttcgtttcaattcaacattttcacctctacacaacaaaatgaatgccTCAACTTTTTCTCTTAATCTTTTTGGATATAATTCATTACGAATGTTGATTACATTATACATGgccatttgtttgatttattcattgaaattgaccATTGTGAATGCATCACCTGTGGTCAATATTGGCAAAAATTCGGGTacaaatcatgatcattctactcatcaaaattcattatcaccaaCCGATTTAATCAGTAATACCGAATATTTTCGTCAAATGTTATCAAATGGTAGCGGTTTCAATAAAACGATTCTTTTTAAACGTGAAGATGTTACAGATAATATTGTCAAAATATTGCGAAATAATCCTAATGATCTATTGCTCACTAATCAaactgatcatcatttaggatcgattgattgaacaaattaattaattttgaatcataCAGACCTCTTTCTCTTCCTCATTCTCTCCTCACGTTTTGTAaccaaaagaatttttttttacgaaaaaaatgaggcgaacaaaaaataatattatcaCTACCTCAACCTCAGTAgatgagatgaaaaaaaatccaattatccgaccaaaaaaaaaaaaaaaaaaaaaaaatgggatcaatcaatcaaacaattggGATTACTCCCAATATCACATAGtttaatatatatttattttttttatcacaaaATTCCATGTTTTAAGttcaatataaattgattgtgttcgattattcattcataaagaAAATGTCCAGCATTCAATTCAgtccatttttcaatttacaaATATGTAATTCATTTATATCTGTGCCatattggttttgtttttctttctattttttatcggttaaaatttcttttcatttttttttgtcaatttgaaatttttttttctatgattaaaataatttaattacCAAAGATGGCAGCACTAGCTTTAGcaatttcatatttatcatcagTACAATCGGGAAATTGTTGTCGACATTGATGACATTCATTTTCTGGTGTTGATGCCATTTTATAGCCAGCAATTGCAGCATTATGGattatatcgattgatttggatTTATTTGGATCACCTTTCATTAAAGTAGATTCACTTGCTGGTGGTTCAACCATGTTCATGCCCAATTCAGTGATAGTCATTGAATACAATTGACAAGTATTTTCACAGCTTACCAATGAATAACAACTTGTCAAATTGGCACGATCAACAAAAtgcattgaataatgataatataacaTTTCTGGACTAAGATTTTGAGGTAATTTTGGTGCTAAATCAACGAATGAGACATTTGATTCGATCAATTTTCGATACAATGCATTAATTCGTACAGTGTAAGCATAATTTAATGGTGGACAATTAGCTGAATATTGATTCTGACAATTTATACAAGCTGATCGAAGACCTTTACCACTGGTAGATTTGGCGTTACGAGCAAAGTCAATACCTTTCCTGGATGCTTGCATGATAACCTTAGCAAAATCGGgtgtttcatcatcttcatcttttttcgatgatgccTTCCATGGCAGatataaattgatcaataacaGATTGTTcacgttgtttttgttcggCTGTTCTTTCGGGCCATGAATAACAATGTTCGTTACAGGCAGACATGCCAATACAATCGGTCATATTGGCTTCATTGATAAAACGctaaattttgaatgaataaatctgAAACATGAACTTGATTCGATACGGttatattcattcgatttgttgCATCCGGATTGTAATGCATAAATGGTAACGATGTATCAGCATTGTCAATAATATCTTTGACCAATACagaaattgaattctttAAGCGGGtacattttttcaaacttgATTCATACACTTGATCTGGTTTACAAAGTGTTGGCTGTGATCTTGGTATACGGCTTCGAGCATCAATCAATAACGATGATAAGCCGATGATCAATAAGATCCAACAAGCACTAAAGCCGTGTACACTGATAGACATTTCGATTctggattgattgattgagatcagatcaacaacaagcacATTCAAATACCTATAAAGTAAGATTCTAAATTTAGatatgaaatttaaaaaaaaaaatttgattgttaccgattgattttaaatcGTAACTCGTCGTCGATTATATATTGCAGCTAGCCAcaataaagatgaaaaatagaAGATTCGATCCTGACCACTGATCAATATGATAGAATGACCCGAATCAAATGTTCGTCCATCGTcttttaaacatttttttcatcgtgtTTATAATGACATAGTGAAGAAGGGGGGCGTCAGCGGatgcgattttttttttgatcatctcTGTTGTTCTTCTTTTCagcattgaatcatttttttttgttttagtttctcttttttttcacatacacatttCAACTGTCCAAAAAAAGttccaaaatgatgatgatgatgatgataaaaacttGTAGAAACTTGGACGTGATCCTCTTcaaatcagatttttttttaacgaaGAAGACGACTACGAATCCGATAAAATCAAACGACCtaatatttgtttgaaattttataaatggaaaaagaagaagaagaaaaaaaaggaagaaaaataaatcaaaagaaCAAGTTCcttgttttcaatatttttacgtaaacattttttgttttgttttcatttagatttgattttttttgttgttttttccatgtttCTGTCATtctcaacgatgatgatgatgatgatggaaattattgtcaatcaaaaataataaagcaAAAATAACATGAAAAAGATGtaatcagcatcatcatcatcatcatcatcattatcatgatctgggaatttcaaatatggtataatgatgatgataatgattgacagcaacacaatcacaatcacacacacacacacacacacattggaTCGACacgatgaataataataaacaacgaATGAATTGGTTCACattatggatcatcatcatcatcattctaaaTAGTTCGTCTGTCCGTATGTCGatataaaaaattggaaagaaaaattttcgaaattgaactagtttttttcaccatttctTGACTGTGAGACggaaatattcattttttttcttcttcgcGACTATAATAATCTTTGGGActtgattataatttttttttacgatttTTTCAGGGCGCTAAAAGTGTGTGAATGTGTCGTGtagaaaaataatgttttcaattttttttttgctatttttaTGTATACAACATTagagaaaattcattcaaaattttgttattcaCTCACgcatacatcatcatcattattattgacagGTGTATGATGagggcgaaaaaaaaatacacgaCGACCAGGAACGAGAACTTGGTacgatttcaattttcgacCTATTATAATTCGAGAACAATCAATTTAAGCCATAATGATATATATAGACATATttctttgaattgaatgaatgaatgaatatatgatgatgacaaaaaaaagcgaacaactgtaatgatgatgatgatccatcatGATCCCAACCATGAttacctgatgatgatgttgaaataataatgatttaatgatgataataattcattttcgttCTTTTCCACCtttattttctttaaaacattaattttacaccaaatcatcatcattcatttattgattgatgaataataaaatcagtAAAAATTtcctggatttttttttaataaaaaacaattttcttgaaattcaattttttttttaaataatcatcactttttttgCATATAGCTTGATTGCTTGACTTTCACCAGTTTGATAGATTAGTTTGACCTAAAATGTCATGAGGATtatt
This window of the Dermatophagoides farinae isolate YC_2012a chromosome 3, ASM2471394v1, whole genome shotgun sequence genome carries:
- the LOC124494831 gene encoding acyl-CoA desaturase 1 isoform X2 codes for the protein MPPFIKTNVNDVLDSDIPDLEPSVELKGDLNDLLQAQKNQKPYKIQIVWRNVIIMGLLHVAAIYGATLCFGTAKWQTVVAAILLYVYTGLGITAGAHRLWSHRSYKAKFPLRLFLALAQTMAVQNHIYEWSRDHRVHHKYSETDADPHNAKRGFFFAHVGWLLCRKHPEVINKGKTISYDDLLRDPIVVFQRRYYIPLILICCFILPTLLPTLLWGETLWNAYFICAVLRYVWTLNMTWLVNSAAHFWGRHPYDKNIHPAENYLTVYGAIGEGFHNYHHTFPWDYSTSELGWRFNLTTMFINAMAAIGQAYDLKQVSPEMIIKRKLRTGDIDTHGNYGLYNPPMMKESTSLHHRQDNDKQHQH
- the LOC124494831 gene encoding acyl-CoA desaturase 1 isoform X1, with translation MPPFIKTNVNDVLDSDIPDLEPSVELKGDLNDLLQAQKNQKPYKIQIVWRNVIIMGLLHVAAIYGATLCFGTAKWQTVVAAILLYVYTGLGITAGAHRLWSHRSYKAKFPLRLFLALAQTMAVQNHIYEWSRDHRVHHKYSETDADPHNAKRGFFFAHVGWLLCRKHPEVINKGKTISYDDLLRDPIVVFQRRYYIPLILICCFILPTLLPTLLWGETLWNAYFICAVLRYVWTLNMTWLVNSAAHFWGRHPYDKNIHPAENYLTVYGAIGEGFHNYHHTFPWDYSTSELGWRFNLTTMFINAMAAIGQAYDLKQVSPEMIIKRKLRTGDNSLKLTIVNASPVVNIGKNSGTNHDHSTHQNSLSPTDLISNTEYFRQMLSNGSGFNKTILFKREDVTDNIVKILRNNPNDLLLTNQTDHHLGSID
- the LOC124494831 gene encoding acyl-CoA desaturase 1 isoform X3, producing MPPFIKTNVNDVLDSDIPDLEPSVELKGDLNDLLQAQKNQKPYKIQIVWRNVIIMGLLHVAAIYGATLCFGTAKWQTVVAAILLYVYTGLGITAGAHRLWSHRSYKAKFPLRLFLALAQTMANHIYEWSRDHRVHHKYSETDADPHNAKRGFFFAHVGWLLCRKHPEVINKGKTISYDDLLRDPIVVFQRRYYIPLILICCFILPTLLPTLLWGETLWNAYFICAVLRYVWTLNMTWLVNSAAHFWGRHPYDKNIHPAENYLTVYGAIGEGFHNYHHTFPWDYSTSELGWRFNLTTMFINAMAAIGQAYDLKQVSPEMIIKRKLRTGDIDTHGNYGLYNPPMMKESTSLHHRQDNDKQHQH
- the LOC124494519 gene encoding LOW QUALITY PROTEIN: uncharacterized protein LOC124494519 (The sequence of the model RefSeq protein was modified relative to this genomic sequence to represent the inferred CDS: deleted 2 bases in 2 codons) yields the protein MSISVHGFSACWILLIIGLSSLLIDARSRIPRSQPTLCKPDQVYESSLKKCTRLKNSISVLVKDIIDNADTSLPFMHYNPDATNRMNITVSNQVHVSDLFIQNLAFINEANMTDCIGMSACNEHCYSWPERTAEQKQREQSVIDQFISAMEASSKKDEDDETPDFAKVIMQASRKGIDFARNAKSTSGKGLRSACINCQNQYSANCPPLNYAYTVRINALYRKLIESNVSFVDLAPKLPQNLSPEMLYYHYSMHFVDRANLTSCYSLVSCENTCQLYSMTITELGMNMVEPPASESTLMKGDPNKSKSIDIIHNAAIAGYKMASTPENECHQCRQQFPDCTDDKYEIAKASAAIFGN